ATTTTAAAAATAATATAATATATAATATAATGAGGTAGTGATGCAAAAACAAGTGTCTTTAGTTACAATAGTAAGGTATACACCAGAAGGTACTATAATAAAAATTAATAATACTGTACATAGGGCTATTATAGATAATGATATTATATCCCTTAAAAAGGGAAGTTCATTTTTAGGAATTGTTTCTTATGAAGGGCAAATCATACAATGAAGGGCAAATCATACAAATTAAAAAAATATCTGACACAGAAATAGATAATAATACTAAATTGAATATTATTGTCTAACTTGAAATTAATAAGGGTATTGTAAAAATGAAATTAAATAAAATAGATATCAATGATTTAAGGTCAGGCATGTTCTGTACCAAAGCTATTGTAAATAAAAAAAAAGAAGTTCTTCTGCCAGAATTTCATTCTATTCACCCTTTGTATATTACTGAATGGCGTGATAAAAGACTTTTTACAGAAGGTGAAGTATTAACAAATAAACAAGATCAAAAGAAATCTTTTGAATTACCTAGTTATATAGAAAAAGAAACTAGAATATTATTACAAAAATATTATGATGATATTAAAACAATAAAAGAAATCTATAAAAACATTAAAAAAATTGATATTAATGAAGTACAAAAGTTAGCTTCTTTTTGGGTATCGTATGCTTTGAAAAATAAAAATATGTCTAGTTTATTGGCTGTATGTAGACATGCTTTATTTGAAGAAGATGAATATTTTTATATTCATACAATGGATGTGGTACTCATCTCCTTAGGTATTTATAAATATTATTATAAAAAAATTAAATCTTTAGAGTTGAGTCATTTAATTATGAGTGCTATTTTTTTTGATATAGGAATGCTATTATTACCAAAAGAATTAAAAGGATCTGTTGATAAATTTCATGAAGAACAAAAATTAGAAATAAAAAAACACACTTTATTAGGATATGGCTTTTTAATAAAATCAGAAGTGCCTTATGTTTTAGCCTTACCTTCTTTAGAACATCATGAAAGACCTGATGGGAGCGGTTACCCTAGAGGAATTAGTGGAGAAAATCTCCAAGCAAATAGTATTATTATTTCACTTGCTGATGTTTTCACCTCTCAAATGAGAGCTAGATCTTTTAAAGAAGGTAGAGAGCCTGCTGAAATCTTAAAAGATTTTATACAGACAATGATGCCTGTATTTCCTAATAATTACAATTTATATATTTCAGCATTTATTTCTTTTATGACTATTTATCCTACAACTAGTATTGTAAAATTAAGTACAGGTGATATAGCCACTGTATTACAAACAAATATAGAAAACCCAACAAGACCAAAAGTGTTACTTTTATTAGATAAAAATATGAATAAATATTCATCAAAAATAGAATTAGATCTTACAAAAGATTCAAATACTATTGTTGGTACTTATACTAGAGCAATGCTTGTAGATTTAAAAATATCTTTAAAAATATTTTAGGAAAAAATATTGAAAAGGAAAAAATATTGAGTAAAATTGTTTATAAACAACAAGAAAATTCTATAATACTAGAATTTCCACAAAAAAATATGCTTTTTTATGAAGATATATCTTTTGAAAAAGCTGAGAATTTTTTTATTGAAGAGTATAAAAATATTCAACAATTACTTACTCCAAAAAATTTAATTAATTTTCAATTAATTACCGATATAAAACAAGAAAGTATAAATAAAATCACGAAAGATAATAATTTTCTTTTTAAAGGTAATAATTTATTAGTTTTGTATACTATTTTACCTATTTTTAAAGAATCTATAAAATTAATTTATATTGATCCTCCATATAATACAGGAAATACATTTATATATAAAGATAAATTTTCAAGATCTTTATGGCTTTTGTTTATGAAAAATCGAGTAGAAGTAGCTCGAGAATTCCTTCAAGATGATGGTGTTTTAGTTGTTCAATGTGATGAAAATGAACAAGCGTATCTAAAAGTTCTTTTAGATGAAATTTATGGAGAAGATAGCTTTTTAGGAATGATAACTGTTTTGACAAATCCTAGTGGTAGAGATTATAAATCTTTAGCACGAACTCATGAATATTTAATTATTTATGGTAAAACACCAAACACAGAGTTATACCCTCTAATATTAAATAA
This genomic stretch from Spirochaetota bacterium harbors:
- a CDS encoding HD domain-containing protein, giving the protein MKLNKIDINDLRSGMFCTKAIVNKKKEVLLPEFHSIHPLYITEWRDKRLFTEGEVLTNKQDQKKSFELPSYIEKETRILLQKYYDDIKTIKEIYKNIKKIDINEVQKLASFWVSYALKNKNMSSLLAVCRHALFEEDEYFYIHTMDVVLISLGIYKYYYKKIKSLELSHLIMSAIFFDIGMLLLPKELKGSVDKFHEEQKLEIKKHTLLGYGFLIKSEVPYVLALPSLEHHERPDGSGYPRGISGENLQANSIIISLADVFTSQMRARSFKEGREPAEILKDFIQTMMPVFPNNYNLYISAFISFMTIYPTTSIVKLSTGDIATVLQTNIENPTRPKVLLLLDKNMNKYSSKIELDLTKDSNTIVGTYTRAMLVDLKISLKIF